From a single Anas acuta chromosome 30, bAnaAcu1.1, whole genome shotgun sequence genomic region:
- the LOC137846091 gene encoding E3 ubiquitin-protein ligase TRIM39-like isoform X4 yields MSHIFSSCILLVTDSQEVSADRNSSFSWHISHFQEDYKQLNLIDIIFLEVPQNVCSEMNLRAVLFLALPKCFLISKWFTGEVPITISIDPSVVCVGEQVTLSCQLTHSVPSDTGLLWYKKEKERNTPLCSSSSLGGVVEQCQDEEWCRIKGRWERRSLLLIIQQVQVTDEGEYVCAVSGSAGSQEAVIHLDVTALGNKPTLERDQQEEGMCRYTCKSKGWNPKPEVLWTNYGESNKNVEARTYVTWNERDVFSLQSIMTVPCDDVDVKCVVALVKEKISRTENCDWFWVLYVFSLLILIGRTVEINTAKALESFHQEEERILSEKLAVLQSQLEVSQDAATTLEELAKTQTSLQTISEKLHTLQESLQNLEASREQDLQILREEMEDRISKDLEAAKKSWTKESLLEMENKLGRTMDINTKTTLHSMQEKAERILTEKLAVMQSQLEVSQNAAPPLEEQAKTLTSLQAVPEKYQSMLIPSENVEASRKQDLEILRAEMGVRISKDLEAAKRSWTKEILLEMETKLVLLLVQQYKVDVTLDADTAHPRLQVSEDGKSVTDTGVIRRVPVKEERFDSHAFVLAKEGYTSGRLYWEVDVGKRRNWILGVAQETVTRKGTVVLSPQNGFWVIELADEQEYVVHTNPWTHLTVSGRPQKIGMFLDISAKKLSFYSVHQKKALYTFKFGCDLSQEVRLFPFFSTGSTAIKADSEPLQIAKGFDDDEK; encoded by the exons ATGagtcatattttttcttcctgcattttaTTAGTAACTGACAGTCAAGAGGTTTCTGCTGATAG GAATTCTTCTTTCTCATGGCACATCAGTCATTTCCAGGAGGATTATAAGCAACTTAACTTGATTGACATTATATTTTTGGAAGTTCCTCAGAACGTGTGCTCAGAAATGAATCTCAGAGCAGTCCTGTTCTTAGctcttccaaaatgttttttaatttcaaagtggTTTACAG GTGAAGTTCCTATCACCATCAGCATTGATCCTTCAGTTGTCTGTGTTGGTGAGCAAGTgactctgtcctgccagctgaCACACAGTGTCCCCTCTGACACAGGCTTGCTTTggtacaaaaaggaaaaggaaaggaatactCCACTGTGCTCTTCCTCCAGCCTGGGTGGGGTGGTGGAGCAGTGCCAGGATGAAGAATGGTGCAGGATTAAAGGGCGCTGGGAAAGAAGATCACTTCTTCTGATTATCCAGCAAGTGCAAGTAACCGATGAGGGGGAATATGTTTGTGCTGTGAGTGGCAGTGCTGGCTCACAGGAGGCTGTTATTCACCTTGATGTGACAG CACTCGGAAATAAGCCAACTTTGGAAAGGGATCAACAGGAGGAGGGCATGTGTCGCTACACGTGTAAGTCAAAAGGATGGAACCCAAAGCCTGAAGTCCTTTGGACAAACTATggagaaagcaataaaaatgtggagGCCAGGACCTATGTAACCTGGAATGAGAGAGACGTTTTTTCATTGCAAAGCATCATGACAGTGCCTTGTGATGATGTAGATGTGAAATGTGTAGTCGCACTTGTCAAAGAAAAGATAAGCCGAACAG aGAACTGTGACTGGTTCTGGGTTCTTTatgttttttccctccttatTTTGATAG GAAGAACTGTGGAGATAAACACCGCAAAGGCCCTAGAATCCTTTCATCAAGAGGAGGAGAGGATCCTGAGTGAGAAGCTGGCTGTGTTGCAGAGCCAACTGGAAGTTTCACAGGATGCTGCCACAACTCTGGAGGAACTGGCCAAAACTCAGACTTCCCTCCAGACAATCTCTGAAAAGCTCCATACTCTGCAGGAATCTTTGCAGAACCTGGAGGCATCCAGAGAGCAAGACCTTCAGATtctcagagaagaaatggaagacaGAATAAGCAAAGATTTGGAGGCAGCCAAAAAGTCCTGGACCAAGGAGAGCCTGCTggagatggaaaacaaattag GAAGGACCATGGACATAAACACCAAAACAACCCTACATTCCAtgcaggagaaggcagagaggaTTCTGACTGAGAAGCTGGCTGTGATGCAGAGCCAACTGGAAGTCTCACAGAATGCAGCCCCACCTCTGGAGGAACAGGCCAAAACTCTGACTTCCCTCCAGGCAGTCCCTGAAAAATATCAGTCAATGCTGATACCATCGGAGAATGTGGAAGCATCTAGAAAGCAAGACCTTGAGATCCTCAGAGCAGAGATGGGTGTCAGAATAAGCAAAGATTTAGAGGCAGCAAAGAGGTCCTGGACCAAGGAGATCCTCCTGGAGATGGAAACTAAATTAG tgttgcTGCTTGTACAACAATACAaag TTGATGTCACCCTTGATGCTGACACGGCTCATCCGAGGCTGCAAGTGTCAGAAGATGGGAAGAGTGTGACTGACACTGGTGTGATCAGAAGGGTGCCTGTCAAGGAGGAGAGATTTGATTCCCATGCTTTTGTGTTGGCAAAGGAAGGTTACACATCTGGGAGACTCTACTGGGAAGTGGATGTTGGAAAGAGGAGAAACTGGATCTTGGGTGTTGCCCAGGAGACTGTAACACGCAAAGGGACAGTGGTTCTTTCTCCTCAGAATGGCTTCTGGGTCATAGAATTGGCAGATGAGCAAGAGTATGTGGTTCACACGAATCCTTGGACCCATTTGACTGTGAGTGGAAGACCACAAAAGATTGGGATGTTCCTGGACATCTCTGCCAAGAAGTTGTCATTTTACAGTGTCCACCAGAAAAAAGCTTTGTACACTTTTAAATTTGGTTGTGACCTCAGCCAGGAAGTGAGGCTCTTTCCATTCTTCTCAACAGGTTCCACTGCGATAAAGGCTGACAGTGAGCCTCTACAAATAGCTAAGGGGTTTGATGATGATGAGAAGTGA
- the LOC137846091 gene encoding E3 ubiquitin-protein ligase TRIM39-like isoform X2 — MSHIFSSCILLVTDSQEVSADRNSSFSWHISHFQEDYKQLNLIDIIFLEVPQNVCSEMNLRAVLFLALPKCFLISKWFTGEVPITISIDPSVVCVGEQVTLSCQLTHSVPSDTGLLWYKKEKERNTPLCSSSSLGGVVEQCQDEEWCRIKGRWERRSLLLIIQQVQVTDEGEYVCAVSGSAGSQEAVIHLDVTALGNKPTLERDQQEEGMCRYTCKSKGWNPKPEVLWTNYGESNKNVEARTYVTWNERDVFSLQSIMTVPCDDVDVKCVVALVKEKISRTGRTVEINTAKALESFHQEEERILSEKLAVLQSQLEVSQDAATTLEELAKTQTSLQTISEKLHTLQESLQNLEASREQDLQILREEMEDRISKDLEAAKKSWTKESLLEMENKLGRTMDINTKTTLHSMQEKAERILTEKLAVMQSQLEVSQNAAPPLEEQAKTLTSLQAVPEKYQSMLIPSENVEASRKQDLEILRAEMGVRISKDLEAAKRSWTKEILLEMETKLGRTVEINTTRALESLRQEEERILSEKLAVLQSQLEVSQNAATPLEEQAKTQTSLQAVSEKLHTLQKSLQTLETSREEELQILREEMEGRISKDLEAAKKSWIKDCLLEMETKLVLLLVQQYKVDVTLDADTAHPRLQVSEDGKSVTDTGVIRRVPVKEERFDSHAFVLAKEGYTSGRLYWEVDVGKRRNWILGVAQETVTRKGTVVLSPQNGFWVIELADEQEYVVHTNPWTHLTVSGRPQKIGMFLDISAKKLSFYSVHQKKALYTFKFGCDLSQEVRLFPFFSTGSTAIKADSEPLQIAKGFDDDEK, encoded by the exons ATGagtcatattttttcttcctgcattttaTTAGTAACTGACAGTCAAGAGGTTTCTGCTGATAG GAATTCTTCTTTCTCATGGCACATCAGTCATTTCCAGGAGGATTATAAGCAACTTAACTTGATTGACATTATATTTTTGGAAGTTCCTCAGAACGTGTGCTCAGAAATGAATCTCAGAGCAGTCCTGTTCTTAGctcttccaaaatgttttttaatttcaaagtggTTTACAG GTGAAGTTCCTATCACCATCAGCATTGATCCTTCAGTTGTCTGTGTTGGTGAGCAAGTgactctgtcctgccagctgaCACACAGTGTCCCCTCTGACACAGGCTTGCTTTggtacaaaaaggaaaaggaaaggaatactCCACTGTGCTCTTCCTCCAGCCTGGGTGGGGTGGTGGAGCAGTGCCAGGATGAAGAATGGTGCAGGATTAAAGGGCGCTGGGAAAGAAGATCACTTCTTCTGATTATCCAGCAAGTGCAAGTAACCGATGAGGGGGAATATGTTTGTGCTGTGAGTGGCAGTGCTGGCTCACAGGAGGCTGTTATTCACCTTGATGTGACAG CACTCGGAAATAAGCCAACTTTGGAAAGGGATCAACAGGAGGAGGGCATGTGTCGCTACACGTGTAAGTCAAAAGGATGGAACCCAAAGCCTGAAGTCCTTTGGACAAACTATggagaaagcaataaaaatgtggagGCCAGGACCTATGTAACCTGGAATGAGAGAGACGTTTTTTCATTGCAAAGCATCATGACAGTGCCTTGTGATGATGTAGATGTGAAATGTGTAGTCGCACTTGTCAAAGAAAAGATAAGCCGAACAG GAAGAACTGTGGAGATAAACACCGCAAAGGCCCTAGAATCCTTTCATCAAGAGGAGGAGAGGATCCTGAGTGAGAAGCTGGCTGTGTTGCAGAGCCAACTGGAAGTTTCACAGGATGCTGCCACAACTCTGGAGGAACTGGCCAAAACTCAGACTTCCCTCCAGACAATCTCTGAAAAGCTCCATACTCTGCAGGAATCTTTGCAGAACCTGGAGGCATCCAGAGAGCAAGACCTTCAGATtctcagagaagaaatggaagacaGAATAAGCAAAGATTTGGAGGCAGCCAAAAAGTCCTGGACCAAGGAGAGCCTGCTggagatggaaaacaaattag GAAGGACCATGGACATAAACACCAAAACAACCCTACATTCCAtgcaggagaaggcagagaggaTTCTGACTGAGAAGCTGGCTGTGATGCAGAGCCAACTGGAAGTCTCACAGAATGCAGCCCCACCTCTGGAGGAACAGGCCAAAACTCTGACTTCCCTCCAGGCAGTCCCTGAAAAATATCAGTCAATGCTGATACCATCGGAGAATGTGGAAGCATCTAGAAAGCAAGACCTTGAGATCCTCAGAGCAGAGATGGGTGTCAGAATAAGCAAAGATTTAGAGGCAGCAAAGAGGTCCTGGACCAAGGAGATCCTCCTGGAGATGGAAACTAAATTAG GAAGAACTGTGGAGATAAACACCACAAGGGCCCTAGAATCCTTGCGTCAAGAGGAGGAGAGGATCCTGAGTGAGAAGCTGGCTGTGTTGCAGAGCCAACTGGAAGTTTCACAGAATGCAGCCACACCTCTGGAGGAACAGGCCAAAACTCAGACTTCCCTCCAGGCAGTTTCTGAAAAGCTCCATACTCTGCAGAAATCTTTGCAGACCCTGGAGACATCCAGAGAGGAAGAGCTTCAGATCCtcagagaagaaatggaaggCAGAATAAGCAAAGATTTGGAAGCAGCCAAAAAGTCCTGGATCAAGGATTGCCTGCTAGAGATGGAAACTAAGCTAG tgttgcTGCTTGTACAACAATACAaag TTGATGTCACCCTTGATGCTGACACGGCTCATCCGAGGCTGCAAGTGTCAGAAGATGGGAAGAGTGTGACTGACACTGGTGTGATCAGAAGGGTGCCTGTCAAGGAGGAGAGATTTGATTCCCATGCTTTTGTGTTGGCAAAGGAAGGTTACACATCTGGGAGACTCTACTGGGAAGTGGATGTTGGAAAGAGGAGAAACTGGATCTTGGGTGTTGCCCAGGAGACTGTAACACGCAAAGGGACAGTGGTTCTTTCTCCTCAGAATGGCTTCTGGGTCATAGAATTGGCAGATGAGCAAGAGTATGTGGTTCACACGAATCCTTGGACCCATTTGACTGTGAGTGGAAGACCACAAAAGATTGGGATGTTCCTGGACATCTCTGCCAAGAAGTTGTCATTTTACAGTGTCCACCAGAAAAAAGCTTTGTACACTTTTAAATTTGGTTGTGACCTCAGCCAGGAAGTGAGGCTCTTTCCATTCTTCTCAACAGGTTCCACTGCGATAAAGGCTGACAGTGAGCCTCTACAAATAGCTAAGGGGTTTGATGATGATGAGAAGTGA
- the LOC137846091 gene encoding E3 ubiquitin-protein ligase TRIM39-like isoform X1: protein MSHIFSSCILLVTDSQEVSADRNSSFSWHISHFQEDYKQLNLIDIIFLEVPQNVCSEMNLRAVLFLALPKCFLISKWFTGEVPITISIDPSVVCVGEQVTLSCQLTHSVPSDTGLLWYKKEKERNTPLCSSSSLGGVVEQCQDEEWCRIKGRWERRSLLLIIQQVQVTDEGEYVCAVSGSAGSQEAVIHLDVTALGNKPTLERDQQEEGMCRYTCKSKGWNPKPEVLWTNYGESNKNVEARTYVTWNERDVFSLQSIMTVPCDDVDVKCVVALVKEKISRTENCDWFWVLYVFSLLILIGRTVEINTAKALESFHQEEERILSEKLAVLQSQLEVSQDAATTLEELAKTQTSLQTISEKLHTLQESLQNLEASREQDLQILREEMEDRISKDLEAAKKSWTKESLLEMENKLGRTMDINTKTTLHSMQEKAERILTEKLAVMQSQLEVSQNAAPPLEEQAKTLTSLQAVPEKYQSMLIPSENVEASRKQDLEILRAEMGVRISKDLEAAKRSWTKEILLEMETKLGRTVEINTTRALESLRQEEERILSEKLAVLQSQLEVSQNAATPLEEQAKTQTSLQAVSEKLHTLQKSLQTLETSREEELQILREEMEGRISKDLEAAKKSWIKDCLLEMETKLVLLLVQQYKVDVTLDADTAHPRLQVSEDGKSVTDTGVIRRVPVKEERFDSHAFVLAKEGYTSGRLYWEVDVGKRRNWILGVAQETVTRKGTVVLSPQNGFWVIELADEQEYVVHTNPWTHLTVSGRPQKIGMFLDISAKKLSFYSVHQKKALYTFKFGCDLSQEVRLFPFFSTGSTAIKADSEPLQIAKGFDDDEK, encoded by the exons ATGagtcatattttttcttcctgcattttaTTAGTAACTGACAGTCAAGAGGTTTCTGCTGATAG GAATTCTTCTTTCTCATGGCACATCAGTCATTTCCAGGAGGATTATAAGCAACTTAACTTGATTGACATTATATTTTTGGAAGTTCCTCAGAACGTGTGCTCAGAAATGAATCTCAGAGCAGTCCTGTTCTTAGctcttccaaaatgttttttaatttcaaagtggTTTACAG GTGAAGTTCCTATCACCATCAGCATTGATCCTTCAGTTGTCTGTGTTGGTGAGCAAGTgactctgtcctgccagctgaCACACAGTGTCCCCTCTGACACAGGCTTGCTTTggtacaaaaaggaaaaggaaaggaatactCCACTGTGCTCTTCCTCCAGCCTGGGTGGGGTGGTGGAGCAGTGCCAGGATGAAGAATGGTGCAGGATTAAAGGGCGCTGGGAAAGAAGATCACTTCTTCTGATTATCCAGCAAGTGCAAGTAACCGATGAGGGGGAATATGTTTGTGCTGTGAGTGGCAGTGCTGGCTCACAGGAGGCTGTTATTCACCTTGATGTGACAG CACTCGGAAATAAGCCAACTTTGGAAAGGGATCAACAGGAGGAGGGCATGTGTCGCTACACGTGTAAGTCAAAAGGATGGAACCCAAAGCCTGAAGTCCTTTGGACAAACTATggagaaagcaataaaaatgtggagGCCAGGACCTATGTAACCTGGAATGAGAGAGACGTTTTTTCATTGCAAAGCATCATGACAGTGCCTTGTGATGATGTAGATGTGAAATGTGTAGTCGCACTTGTCAAAGAAAAGATAAGCCGAACAG aGAACTGTGACTGGTTCTGGGTTCTTTatgttttttccctccttatTTTGATAG GAAGAACTGTGGAGATAAACACCGCAAAGGCCCTAGAATCCTTTCATCAAGAGGAGGAGAGGATCCTGAGTGAGAAGCTGGCTGTGTTGCAGAGCCAACTGGAAGTTTCACAGGATGCTGCCACAACTCTGGAGGAACTGGCCAAAACTCAGACTTCCCTCCAGACAATCTCTGAAAAGCTCCATACTCTGCAGGAATCTTTGCAGAACCTGGAGGCATCCAGAGAGCAAGACCTTCAGATtctcagagaagaaatggaagacaGAATAAGCAAAGATTTGGAGGCAGCCAAAAAGTCCTGGACCAAGGAGAGCCTGCTggagatggaaaacaaattag GAAGGACCATGGACATAAACACCAAAACAACCCTACATTCCAtgcaggagaaggcagagaggaTTCTGACTGAGAAGCTGGCTGTGATGCAGAGCCAACTGGAAGTCTCACAGAATGCAGCCCCACCTCTGGAGGAACAGGCCAAAACTCTGACTTCCCTCCAGGCAGTCCCTGAAAAATATCAGTCAATGCTGATACCATCGGAGAATGTGGAAGCATCTAGAAAGCAAGACCTTGAGATCCTCAGAGCAGAGATGGGTGTCAGAATAAGCAAAGATTTAGAGGCAGCAAAGAGGTCCTGGACCAAGGAGATCCTCCTGGAGATGGAAACTAAATTAG GAAGAACTGTGGAGATAAACACCACAAGGGCCCTAGAATCCTTGCGTCAAGAGGAGGAGAGGATCCTGAGTGAGAAGCTGGCTGTGTTGCAGAGCCAACTGGAAGTTTCACAGAATGCAGCCACACCTCTGGAGGAACAGGCCAAAACTCAGACTTCCCTCCAGGCAGTTTCTGAAAAGCTCCATACTCTGCAGAAATCTTTGCAGACCCTGGAGACATCCAGAGAGGAAGAGCTTCAGATCCtcagagaagaaatggaaggCAGAATAAGCAAAGATTTGGAAGCAGCCAAAAAGTCCTGGATCAAGGATTGCCTGCTAGAGATGGAAACTAAGCTAG tgttgcTGCTTGTACAACAATACAaag TTGATGTCACCCTTGATGCTGACACGGCTCATCCGAGGCTGCAAGTGTCAGAAGATGGGAAGAGTGTGACTGACACTGGTGTGATCAGAAGGGTGCCTGTCAAGGAGGAGAGATTTGATTCCCATGCTTTTGTGTTGGCAAAGGAAGGTTACACATCTGGGAGACTCTACTGGGAAGTGGATGTTGGAAAGAGGAGAAACTGGATCTTGGGTGTTGCCCAGGAGACTGTAACACGCAAAGGGACAGTGGTTCTTTCTCCTCAGAATGGCTTCTGGGTCATAGAATTGGCAGATGAGCAAGAGTATGTGGTTCACACGAATCCTTGGACCCATTTGACTGTGAGTGGAAGACCACAAAAGATTGGGATGTTCCTGGACATCTCTGCCAAGAAGTTGTCATTTTACAGTGTCCACCAGAAAAAAGCTTTGTACACTTTTAAATTTGGTTGTGACCTCAGCCAGGAAGTGAGGCTCTTTCCATTCTTCTCAACAGGTTCCACTGCGATAAAGGCTGACAGTGAGCCTCTACAAATAGCTAAGGGGTTTGATGATGATGAGAAGTGA
- the LOC137846091 gene encoding E3 ubiquitin-protein ligase TRIM39-like isoform X5, with protein MSHIFSSCILLVTDSQEVSADRNSSFSWHISHFQEDYKQLNLIDIIFLEVPQNVCSEMNLRAVLFLALPKCFLISKWFTGEVPITISIDPSVVCVGEQVTLSCQLTHSVPSDTGLLWYKKEKERNTPLCSSSSLGGVVEQCQDEEWCRIKGRWERRSLLLIIQQVQVTDEGEYVCAVSGSAGSQEAVIHLDVTALGNKPTLERDQQEEGMCRYTCKSKGWNPKPEVLWTNYGESNKNVEARTYVTWNERDVFSLQSIMTVPCDDVDVKCVVALVKEKISRTENCDWFWVLYVFSLLILIGRTVEINTAKALESFHQEEERILSEKLAVLQSQLEVSQDAATTLEELAKTQTSLQTISEKLHTLQESLQNLEASREQDLQILREEMEDRISKDLEAAKKSWTKESLLEMENKLGRTVEINTTRALESLRQEEERILSEKLAVLQSQLEVSQNAATPLEEQAKTQTSLQAVSEKLHTLQKSLQTLETSREEELQILREEMEGRISKDLEAAKKSWIKDCLLEMETKLVLLLVQQYKVDVTLDADTAHPRLQVSEDGKSVTDTGVIRRVPVKEERFDSHAFVLAKEGYTSGRLYWEVDVGKRRNWILGVAQETVTRKGTVVLSPQNGFWVIELADEQEYVVHTNPWTHLTVSGRPQKIGMFLDISAKKLSFYSVHQKKALYTFKFGCDLSQEVRLFPFFSTGSTAIKADSEPLQIAKGFDDDEK; from the exons ATGagtcatattttttcttcctgcattttaTTAGTAACTGACAGTCAAGAGGTTTCTGCTGATAG GAATTCTTCTTTCTCATGGCACATCAGTCATTTCCAGGAGGATTATAAGCAACTTAACTTGATTGACATTATATTTTTGGAAGTTCCTCAGAACGTGTGCTCAGAAATGAATCTCAGAGCAGTCCTGTTCTTAGctcttccaaaatgttttttaatttcaaagtggTTTACAG GTGAAGTTCCTATCACCATCAGCATTGATCCTTCAGTTGTCTGTGTTGGTGAGCAAGTgactctgtcctgccagctgaCACACAGTGTCCCCTCTGACACAGGCTTGCTTTggtacaaaaaggaaaaggaaaggaatactCCACTGTGCTCTTCCTCCAGCCTGGGTGGGGTGGTGGAGCAGTGCCAGGATGAAGAATGGTGCAGGATTAAAGGGCGCTGGGAAAGAAGATCACTTCTTCTGATTATCCAGCAAGTGCAAGTAACCGATGAGGGGGAATATGTTTGTGCTGTGAGTGGCAGTGCTGGCTCACAGGAGGCTGTTATTCACCTTGATGTGACAG CACTCGGAAATAAGCCAACTTTGGAAAGGGATCAACAGGAGGAGGGCATGTGTCGCTACACGTGTAAGTCAAAAGGATGGAACCCAAAGCCTGAAGTCCTTTGGACAAACTATggagaaagcaataaaaatgtggagGCCAGGACCTATGTAACCTGGAATGAGAGAGACGTTTTTTCATTGCAAAGCATCATGACAGTGCCTTGTGATGATGTAGATGTGAAATGTGTAGTCGCACTTGTCAAAGAAAAGATAAGCCGAACAG aGAACTGTGACTGGTTCTGGGTTCTTTatgttttttccctccttatTTTGATAG GAAGAACTGTGGAGATAAACACCGCAAAGGCCCTAGAATCCTTTCATCAAGAGGAGGAGAGGATCCTGAGTGAGAAGCTGGCTGTGTTGCAGAGCCAACTGGAAGTTTCACAGGATGCTGCCACAACTCTGGAGGAACTGGCCAAAACTCAGACTTCCCTCCAGACAATCTCTGAAAAGCTCCATACTCTGCAGGAATCTTTGCAGAACCTGGAGGCATCCAGAGAGCAAGACCTTCAGATtctcagagaagaaatggaagacaGAATAAGCAAAGATTTGGAGGCAGCCAAAAAGTCCTGGACCAAGGAGAGCCTGCTggagatggaaaacaaattag GAAGAACTGTGGAGATAAACACCACAAGGGCCCTAGAATCCTTGCGTCAAGAGGAGGAGAGGATCCTGAGTGAGAAGCTGGCTGTGTTGCAGAGCCAACTGGAAGTTTCACAGAATGCAGCCACACCTCTGGAGGAACAGGCCAAAACTCAGACTTCCCTCCAGGCAGTTTCTGAAAAGCTCCATACTCTGCAGAAATCTTTGCAGACCCTGGAGACATCCAGAGAGGAAGAGCTTCAGATCCtcagagaagaaatggaaggCAGAATAAGCAAAGATTTGGAAGCAGCCAAAAAGTCCTGGATCAAGGATTGCCTGCTAGAGATGGAAACTAAGCTAG tgttgcTGCTTGTACAACAATACAaag TTGATGTCACCCTTGATGCTGACACGGCTCATCCGAGGCTGCAAGTGTCAGAAGATGGGAAGAGTGTGACTGACACTGGTGTGATCAGAAGGGTGCCTGTCAAGGAGGAGAGATTTGATTCCCATGCTTTTGTGTTGGCAAAGGAAGGTTACACATCTGGGAGACTCTACTGGGAAGTGGATGTTGGAAAGAGGAGAAACTGGATCTTGGGTGTTGCCCAGGAGACTGTAACACGCAAAGGGACAGTGGTTCTTTCTCCTCAGAATGGCTTCTGGGTCATAGAATTGGCAGATGAGCAAGAGTATGTGGTTCACACGAATCCTTGGACCCATTTGACTGTGAGTGGAAGACCACAAAAGATTGGGATGTTCCTGGACATCTCTGCCAAGAAGTTGTCATTTTACAGTGTCCACCAGAAAAAAGCTTTGTACACTTTTAAATTTGGTTGTGACCTCAGCCAGGAAGTGAGGCTCTTTCCATTCTTCTCAACAGGTTCCACTGCGATAAAGGCTGACAGTGAGCCTCTACAAATAGCTAAGGGGTTTGATGATGATGAGAAGTGA